The Corallococcus soli genome has a window encoding:
- a CDS encoding tetratricopeptide repeat protein — MNPKTRTRTRRPTSSSRHFTVPPALRKVLVPAALAALGLAAWEDVPLPRLLKPWLAHAVEARAPQAAAAPALTLEPSAGEPSLATAPRPLDAHPEATPPEAAARAKGDALALPHEHTRRVDHGARAHGLRELGDLSGSVTELRRALHDAPGDTDTLAQLARTARLAGDTAMALDAYARLAQAEPSDAGALVQQARLLVAQGRFADAVPVGEEALLRNPEDAEVYQVLGRAHLGANELGSAILRFQQAVHLAPEHGHALNNLGFAYLRASDNARAVEVLTQAAALLPHVAYVQNNLGVACERLGRLEEARAAYAAATRLSPRYVQARVNAKRVARADPALALPQAPPPAAP, encoded by the coding sequence ATGAACCCGAAGACGCGCACCCGGACCCGCCGCCCCACCTCCTCCTCCCGGCACTTCACCGTTCCGCCCGCGCTTCGCAAGGTGCTCGTGCCCGCCGCCCTCGCCGCCCTGGGCCTCGCCGCGTGGGAGGACGTCCCCCTGCCCCGCCTGCTCAAGCCCTGGCTCGCCCACGCCGTGGAGGCCCGCGCGCCCCAGGCCGCCGCCGCGCCCGCCCTGACGCTGGAGCCGTCCGCCGGGGAGCCTTCGCTCGCGACCGCGCCGCGCCCCCTTGACGCGCACCCGGAGGCCACCCCGCCGGAAGCGGCGGCCCGAGCGAAGGGGGACGCCCTCGCGCTGCCCCACGAGCACACCCGCCGTGTGGACCACGGGGCCCGCGCCCACGGCCTGCGCGAGCTGGGCGACCTGTCCGGCTCCGTGACGGAGCTGCGCCGCGCGCTCCATGACGCCCCGGGCGACACGGACACCCTGGCGCAGCTCGCGCGCACCGCCCGGCTCGCCGGGGACACGGCCATGGCCCTGGACGCCTACGCCCGGCTGGCCCAGGCGGAGCCCTCCGACGCGGGGGCCCTGGTGCAGCAGGCCCGCCTGCTGGTGGCGCAGGGGCGCTTCGCCGACGCCGTGCCGGTGGGCGAGGAGGCCCTCCTGCGCAACCCGGAGGACGCGGAGGTGTACCAGGTGCTCGGCCGCGCCCACCTGGGCGCCAACGAGCTTGGCTCCGCCATCCTGCGCTTCCAGCAGGCCGTGCACCTGGCGCCGGAGCACGGCCACGCGCTCAACAACCTGGGCTTCGCCTACCTGCGCGCCAGCGACAACGCCCGCGCCGTGGAGGTCCTCACCCAGGCCGCGGCCCTGCTGCCCCACGTGGCCTACGTGCAGAACAACCTGGGCGTCGCTTGCGAGCGCCTGGGACGCCTGGAGGAGGCCCGCGCCGCCTACGCCGCCGCCACCCGGCTGTCGCCCCGCTACGTGCAGGCCCGCGTCAACGCCAAGCGCGTGGCCCGGGCCGACCCCGCCCTGGCCCTGCCCCAGGCCCCTCCGCCCGCCGCGCCGTAG
- a CDS encoding threonine synthase: MSVLRLDCTKCDQTFAPGTVWNLCTACQAPLFARYDLERAARTLRPEALSGRERSMWRYHEVLPVEDPAHRLSLGEGFTPLLSAPRLAGWLGLKRVLVKDESGNPTGSFKARGLSAAVSMAKALGAQAVCLPSAGNAGSALAAYAARGGMEAHVFVPKDIASLFLMETRAYGAHVETVDGLISDAGRVCAGLAKEHGWYECATLKEPYRVEGKKTMGYELAEQLGWTLPDVILYPTGGGTGLIGMWKAFEEMEAMGLIGAKRPRMVAVQAQGCAPIVKAHAEGRADAPMWQGATTHAHGLRVPKALGDFLILRAVKDSHGTAVSVTEEEIVQGTKDIASAEGLFVAPEGGACVAALKKLHAAGDVTPEESVVVFNTGTGFKYVENMAPLW, from the coding sequence ATGTCCGTCCTCCGATTGGATTGCACGAAGTGTGACCAGACGTTTGCGCCGGGCACGGTGTGGAACCTGTGCACGGCGTGTCAGGCGCCGCTGTTCGCGCGCTACGACCTGGAGCGCGCGGCCCGCACGCTGCGGCCCGAAGCGCTGTCCGGGCGCGAGCGCTCCATGTGGCGCTACCACGAGGTGCTGCCGGTGGAAGACCCGGCGCACCGGCTGAGCCTGGGCGAGGGCTTCACGCCGCTGCTCTCCGCGCCCCGGCTGGCCGGATGGCTGGGATTGAAGCGCGTGCTGGTGAAGGACGAGAGCGGCAACCCCACGGGGTCCTTCAAGGCGCGAGGCCTGTCCGCGGCGGTGTCGATGGCGAAGGCGCTGGGGGCGCAGGCGGTGTGCCTGCCGTCAGCGGGCAACGCGGGCAGCGCGCTGGCGGCCTACGCGGCGCGGGGCGGGATGGAGGCGCACGTCTTCGTGCCGAAGGACATCGCGTCGCTGTTCCTGATGGAGACGCGGGCCTACGGCGCGCACGTGGAGACGGTGGACGGGCTCATCTCCGACGCGGGCCGGGTGTGCGCGGGGCTCGCGAAGGAGCATGGCTGGTACGAGTGCGCGACGCTGAAGGAGCCCTACCGGGTCGAGGGCAAGAAGACGATGGGCTACGAGCTGGCGGAGCAGCTCGGGTGGACGCTGCCGGACGTCATCCTGTACCCGACCGGTGGCGGGACGGGGCTCATCGGGATGTGGAAGGCCTTCGAGGAGATGGAGGCGATGGGGCTCATTGGCGCGAAGCGGCCCCGGATGGTGGCGGTGCAGGCGCAGGGGTGCGCGCCCATCGTGAAGGCCCACGCGGAGGGCAGGGCGGACGCGCCGATGTGGCAGGGGGCGACGACGCACGCGCACGGCCTGCGGGTGCCCAAGGCGCTGGGTGACTTCCTCATCCTGCGCGCGGTGAAGGACAGCCACGGCACGGCGGTGTCGGTGACGGAGGAGGAGATCGTTCAGGGCACGAAGGACATCGCCTCCGCGGAGGGCCTGTTCGTGGCGCCGGAGGGCGGCGCGTGCGTGGCGGCGCTCAAGAAGCTGCATGCCGCCGGGGACGTGACGCCGGAGGAGTCCGTGGTCGTGTTCAACACGGGCACGGGCTTCAAGTACGTGGAGAACATGGCGCCGCTGTGGTGA
- the sitI6 gene encoding SitI6 family double-CXXCG motif immunity protein, with product MKFFQLLPEEGPRFTGFLNGVHQWGLPGGLCPVCEASPGGLGEAYPSVDLSGWSHRHELAEARQVPLEEYERLRDLLRPHTPPGALLLPDSEFGLLRAKASGRWGALHLPYAWLLVIQREALKRLREEAGIELSTSKMDLLFRGSSPPELLEVEVHPCGRLHDSCFLDGRERPCERCGRQGDILPDIPILDGSTLPVGQDLFRLVDFTTLIIATERFVEAVNRLGLEGVVFKEVPVT from the coding sequence GTGAAGTTCTTCCAGCTTCTTCCCGAAGAGGGCCCACGCTTCACCGGCTTCTTGAATGGTGTGCATCAGTGGGGGCTTCCCGGGGGACTCTGTCCCGTATGTGAAGCCAGTCCTGGGGGGCTCGGTGAGGCCTATCCATCCGTCGACCTCTCCGGCTGGTCACACCGTCATGAACTTGCGGAGGCGAGGCAGGTACCGCTCGAAGAGTACGAGCGGTTGCGAGATCTGCTGAGACCACATACGCCCCCAGGCGCTCTTCTTCTTCCTGATTCAGAGTTCGGTCTACTCAGAGCAAAGGCTTCGGGACGGTGGGGGGCGTTGCATCTGCCTTACGCCTGGCTGCTTGTGATTCAGCGTGAGGCACTCAAGCGTCTTCGCGAAGAAGCGGGCATCGAACTCAGCACGAGCAAGATGGATCTGCTCTTCAGAGGGAGTTCCCCTCCTGAATTACTGGAAGTCGAGGTTCATCCCTGTGGCCGCCTGCACGACAGTTGTTTCCTGGATGGACGTGAGCGCCCGTGTGAACGATGCGGCCGTCAGGGAGACATCCTCCCCGATATTCCCATCCTGGATGGAAGCACGCTGCCAGTGGGACAAGACCTGTTCCGGTTGGTGGACTTCACGACCCTCATCATTGCCACCGAGCGCTTCGTCGAAGCCGTCAACCGCCTCGGGCTGGAAGGGGTCGTGTTCAAGGAAGTGCCCGTGACCTGA
- a CDS encoding DUF2378 family protein — MAATEQDTARGMFFLGVLETVRTGLGDEAVVTCRGATDERRFVGFFNYPVSSFLKMAQVASRVLAPRWGGADEALRQMGMQATRSFLESAVGRTFLLLAAGDTRKLVSNLPSGYQMAVSYGERSVEWKGESEALFVMRRDFMPAPYHEGVLREVLTMVGARNPRIQGRKLGLLDTEYHITWDLPLALRPPSPAMPWRLFQ; from the coding sequence ATGGCTGCCACGGAGCAGGACACCGCCCGGGGGATGTTCTTCCTGGGGGTGCTGGAGACGGTCCGCACCGGCCTGGGGGACGAGGCGGTGGTGACGTGCCGCGGCGCCACGGACGAGCGCCGGTTCGTGGGCTTCTTCAACTATCCCGTGTCCAGCTTCCTGAAGATGGCGCAGGTGGCGTCGCGCGTGCTGGCGCCCCGGTGGGGCGGGGCGGACGAAGCGCTGCGGCAGATGGGCATGCAGGCCACGCGCAGCTTCCTGGAGTCCGCGGTGGGGCGCACGTTCCTGCTGCTGGCCGCGGGCGACACGCGCAAGCTCGTGTCCAACCTGCCCTCCGGCTACCAGATGGCGGTGAGCTACGGGGAGCGCTCGGTGGAGTGGAAGGGGGAATCCGAGGCGCTGTTCGTCATGCGGCGCGACTTCATGCCGGCGCCCTACCATGAGGGCGTGCTGCGCGAGGTGCTCACCATGGTGGGCGCCAGGAACCCGCGCATCCAGGGCCGCAAGCTGGGCCTGCTCGACACCGAGTACCACATCACCTGGGACCTGCCGCTCGCGCTGCGCCCCCCGAGTCCGGCGATGCCCTGGCGCCTGTTCCAGTAG
- the xth gene encoding exodeoxyribonuclease III has protein sequence MRIATWNVNSVRARQQRLVDWLKKHQPDALCLQELKCTDTDFPFEAVKEAGYFAAVHGQKTYNGVAILAKQEPTDVVKGLSDGVDDTHARFIAATVGGVRVVSAYAPNGQQVDSDAYVYKLEWFHRLKRYLDTRHKPDEPMVLGGDWNIAPDPIDVYDPAQWEGQTLFTLRERDVLQQVRTFGLTDAFRHLHPTEQKFSWWDYRMLAFPKNKGVRIDHLFLTAPLVPRLVACDVDREERKGQQPSDHAPVWLELKD, from the coding sequence ATGCGAATCGCGACCTGGAACGTGAACTCGGTGAGGGCCCGGCAGCAGCGGCTGGTTGACTGGTTGAAGAAGCACCAGCCAGACGCGCTCTGCCTTCAGGAACTCAAGTGCACCGATACGGACTTCCCCTTCGAGGCGGTGAAGGAGGCGGGCTACTTCGCCGCCGTGCACGGGCAGAAGACGTACAACGGCGTGGCCATCCTGGCGAAGCAGGAGCCCACGGACGTGGTGAAGGGTTTGTCGGACGGCGTGGACGACACGCACGCGCGCTTCATCGCGGCGACGGTGGGGGGCGTGCGGGTGGTGAGCGCGTACGCGCCCAACGGGCAGCAGGTGGACTCGGACGCGTACGTGTACAAGCTGGAGTGGTTCCACCGGCTCAAGCGCTACCTGGACACGCGCCACAAGCCGGATGAGCCCATGGTGCTGGGCGGGGACTGGAACATCGCGCCGGACCCCATCGACGTGTACGACCCGGCGCAGTGGGAAGGCCAGACGCTGTTCACGCTGCGCGAGCGGGACGTGCTCCAGCAGGTGCGCACGTTCGGGCTGACGGACGCGTTCCGGCACCTGCACCCGACGGAGCAGAAGTTCTCCTGGTGGGACTACCGGATGCTGGCGTTCCCGAAGAACAAGGGCGTGCGCATCGACCACCTGTTCCTCACGGCGCCGCTGGTGCCCCGGCTGGTGGCCTGCGACGTGGACCGCGAGGAGCGCAAGGGACAGCAGCCGTCGGACCACGCGCCGGTGTGGCTGGAGTTGAAGGACTGA
- a CDS encoding GMC oxidoreductase, producing the protein MDCDWLIIGSGFGGSVSALRLVEKGYRVVMLEKGQRLQGQDFPKSNWNLKRWLWMPQLGWRGLFKMTFFRHVTVLSGVGVGGGSLVYANTLPVPKDDFFQAPSWGHLAPWKEELAPHYVTARRMLGATVNPLSTFPDQVLKEVGQDLGRPDFQPTTVAVYFGEPGVTVKDPYFDGEGPERTGCNACGGCMLGCRNNAKNTLDKNYLYLAEKRGLTLHADTEVTWVRPLPDGDGYEVTAKEGTGFFRKTRRFTAKHVIFAGGVLGTLDLLLKLKERPDGLPLLSPRVGDGVRTNSEALIGIVSRRKDHDLSRGIAIGSILHTDAHSHLEPVRYPAGSGFFRLLMAPHVPGATLVKRLARLVGMLARHPVRFLQAMFVRDFARRTMILLYMRTMEGHLRMRRGRAPGTGFRTGLTTGLQEGPAPTVNMPEAFDLARRVSDKLDGYPMTMVSETLMGIPTTAHILGGACMGDSPATGAIDSRHRLYGYDGLYVVDGAAISANPGVNPSLTITALAERAMGFLPATRELPRGDTDATLAAPTLRAAAS; encoded by the coding sequence ATGGACTGCGACTGGCTCATCATCGGCTCGGGGTTTGGCGGCAGCGTCAGCGCGTTGCGGCTCGTCGAGAAGGGCTACCGCGTCGTGATGCTGGAGAAGGGCCAGCGCCTCCAGGGGCAGGACTTCCCCAAGTCCAACTGGAACCTGAAGCGCTGGCTGTGGATGCCCCAGCTCGGGTGGCGCGGCCTGTTCAAGATGACCTTCTTCCGCCACGTCACCGTGCTGTCCGGCGTCGGCGTGGGGGGCGGCTCGCTCGTCTACGCCAACACGCTGCCCGTGCCGAAGGACGACTTCTTCCAGGCCCCTTCCTGGGGCCACCTGGCGCCGTGGAAGGAAGAGCTCGCGCCGCACTACGTGACGGCCCGGCGCATGCTGGGCGCCACCGTCAACCCGCTGAGCACCTTTCCGGATCAGGTGCTCAAGGAGGTGGGCCAGGACCTGGGCCGCCCCGACTTCCAGCCCACCACCGTGGCCGTCTACTTCGGCGAGCCCGGCGTCACCGTGAAGGACCCGTACTTCGACGGCGAAGGTCCGGAGCGCACCGGCTGCAACGCGTGCGGCGGATGCATGCTGGGTTGCCGCAACAACGCGAAGAACACGCTCGACAAGAACTACCTCTACCTGGCGGAGAAGCGCGGCCTCACGCTCCACGCCGACACGGAGGTCACCTGGGTGCGCCCCCTGCCCGACGGTGACGGCTACGAAGTCACCGCGAAGGAAGGCACGGGCTTCTTCCGCAAGACGCGCCGCTTCACCGCGAAGCACGTCATCTTCGCGGGCGGGGTGCTGGGCACCCTGGACCTGTTGCTCAAGCTCAAGGAGCGGCCGGACGGCCTGCCCCTGCTCTCCCCGCGCGTGGGGGACGGCGTGCGCACCAACTCCGAAGCGCTCATCGGCATCGTGAGCCGACGCAAGGACCACGACCTGTCCCGGGGCATCGCCATCGGGTCCATCCTGCACACCGACGCGCACTCGCACCTGGAGCCGGTGCGCTACCCGGCGGGGTCCGGCTTCTTCCGCCTGCTGATGGCGCCCCACGTCCCCGGGGCCACCCTGGTGAAGCGCCTGGCGCGCCTCGTGGGGATGCTCGCCCGGCACCCCGTGCGCTTCCTCCAGGCGATGTTCGTCCGGGACTTCGCGCGCCGCACGATGATTTTGCTCTACATGCGCACCATGGAAGGCCACCTGCGCATGCGGCGAGGCCGCGCGCCCGGCACCGGCTTCCGCACCGGCCTCACCACCGGCCTGCAGGAGGGCCCCGCCCCCACCGTCAACATGCCGGAGGCGTTCGACCTGGCCAGGCGCGTGTCCGACAAGCTGGACGGCTACCCCATGACCATGGTCAGCGAAACGCTCATGGGCATCCCCACGACCGCGCACATCCTGGGCGGCGCGTGCATGGGCGACTCGCCGGCCACGGGCGCCATTGACTCACGCCACCGCTTGTATGGCTATGACGGGCTGTATGTGGTGGATGGCGCGGCCATCTCCGCCAACCCTGGCGTCAATCCCTCGCTCACCATCACCGCCCTCGCCGAGCGCGCCATGGGCTTCCTCCCCGCCACCCGTGAGCTGCCCCGGGGAGACACCGACGCCACGCTCGCGGCGCCCACGCTGCGCGCCGCGGCGTCCTGA
- a CDS encoding sensor histidine kinase, with protein sequence MSAFSAHVPMHASQGLEGRAAALLSLHLRDSRGRVDALFTWLMLGQWFAAVLVAVFFSPYAWDGRVRGLHVHVQTAVLLGAALSLFPVLLTLLRPGEAVTRHVVAVSQMLWSALLIHLTGGRIETHFHIFGSLAVLSFYRDPKVLLTASGAIVVDHFLRGALWPESIYGQPHPEWWRFLEHAFWVAVIDAVLLVACRDALRELREKATHQAQAEQTSELELASRAGQLDAAVREVLAFRDHACRLERLASLGQLTASVSHELRNPLAAARTAHAFLLRRMRKTEDGTTDPRIPRFLDIIDRELQACSVIISDLLDYAKGRPPRFTPCPLGPLVEEAISVVPVRDGVRVKNLVPDGLPVPHLDREQFRQVLVNLIQNAVEAIPPERGGEVCVLADACGDGGWSLRVTDDGPGIPAPLLERIFEPMFTTKLRGTGLGLAIVKSLVQGHGARIQAESDFGHGSRFTVLFPDARVPDVAVPLHP encoded by the coding sequence ATGTCAGCCTTTTCCGCGCATGTCCCGATGCATGCCTCGCAGGGCCTGGAAGGGCGTGCCGCGGCGCTGTTGTCATTGCATCTGCGCGACTCCCGCGGGCGGGTGGACGCCCTGTTCACCTGGCTGATGTTGGGGCAGTGGTTCGCCGCCGTGCTGGTGGCGGTGTTCTTCTCGCCCTACGCGTGGGACGGCAGGGTGCGTGGGCTGCACGTGCACGTGCAGACGGCGGTGCTGCTGGGGGCGGCCCTGAGCCTGTTCCCGGTGTTGCTCACGCTCCTGCGTCCGGGCGAAGCGGTGACGCGGCACGTGGTGGCGGTGAGCCAGATGCTCTGGTCCGCGCTGCTCATCCACCTGACGGGGGGGCGCATTGAAACGCACTTCCACATCTTCGGGTCGCTGGCGGTGCTGTCCTTCTACCGGGACCCGAAGGTGCTCCTCACCGCCAGCGGCGCCATCGTGGTGGACCACTTCCTGCGGGGCGCGCTGTGGCCGGAGTCCATCTACGGGCAGCCCCACCCGGAGTGGTGGCGCTTCCTGGAGCACGCCTTCTGGGTGGCGGTCATCGACGCGGTGCTCCTCGTCGCGTGCCGGGACGCGCTGCGCGAGCTGCGTGAGAAGGCCACGCATCAGGCGCAGGCGGAACAGACGAGCGAGCTGGAGCTGGCGTCGCGCGCGGGCCAACTGGACGCCGCCGTGCGGGAGGTGCTCGCCTTCCGCGACCACGCCTGCCGGCTGGAGCGGCTGGCGTCGCTGGGGCAGCTCACCGCCAGCGTCAGCCACGAGCTGCGCAACCCCCTGGCCGCCGCGCGCACCGCGCACGCGTTCCTCCTGCGCCGCATGCGCAAGACGGAGGACGGCACCACGGATCCCCGCATCCCGCGCTTCCTGGACATCATCGACCGGGAGCTCCAGGCGTGCTCGGTCATCATCTCCGACCTGCTGGACTACGCGAAGGGCCGGCCGCCGCGCTTCACGCCGTGCCCGCTGGGGCCGCTGGTGGAGGAGGCCATCAGCGTGGTGCCGGTGCGCGACGGCGTGCGCGTGAAGAACCTGGTGCCGGACGGGCTGCCGGTGCCGCACCTGGACCGCGAGCAGTTCCGGCAGGTGCTGGTCAACCTCATCCAGAACGCGGTGGAGGCCATCCCTCCGGAGCGTGGGGGAGAGGTGTGCGTCCTCGCCGACGCGTGCGGGGACGGCGGCTGGAGCCTGCGGGTGACGGATGACGGGCCGGGCATCCCCGCGCCGCTGCTGGAGCGCATCTTCGAGCCCATGTTCACCACGAAGCTGCGCGGCACGGGCCTGGGGCTCGCCATCGTGAAGAGCCTGGTGCAGGGCCATGGCGCCCGCATCCAGGCGGAGAGTGACTTCGGTCACGGCTCCCGTTTCACCGTCCTGTTTCCCGACGCGCGCGTGCCGGATGTCGCGGTGCCGCTGCATCCCTAG
- the sitA6 gene encoding SitA6 family polymorphic toxin lipoprotein produces the protein MKVLALLLLLTTTLMGCASKRPTLDHWEEAESVGEDACGEDDKCVALVCADDLCGLYHCEDTGTLLARGGGVRPPAAASAPGFGPRRYRGAAQPLPGDREAIFVIRWYDHPTPPAPSDGRRPSGSGWVRHHLYPQEERLVEYFKRRANIDVHAFTMVIPRAEHVRLHGAGGRGGPWNQAWRDYASTHRNATPKQIQEQLGRMIVEFNIMGPIVPYYRFR, from the coding sequence ATGAAGGTTCTCGCGCTGCTCCTGCTTTTGACGACGACTCTGATGGGGTGCGCGTCAAAGCGTCCTACCCTTGATCACTGGGAGGAGGCGGAGTCCGTAGGGGAGGATGCTTGCGGAGAGGACGACAAGTGCGTGGCGCTCGTCTGTGCCGACGACTTGTGCGGGCTCTACCACTGCGAGGACACCGGAACGTTGTTGGCGCGGGGAGGCGGGGTCCGGCCTCCAGCGGCGGCATCGGCTCCAGGCTTTGGACCTCGCAGGTATCGGGGCGCTGCTCAGCCCCTGCCGGGTGACCGTGAAGCCATCTTCGTCATCCGTTGGTACGACCACCCCACACCCCCGGCTCCATCAGATGGGAGGAGACCTTCAGGCTCTGGATGGGTCCGCCACCATCTCTACCCCCAAGAGGAACGCCTCGTTGAATACTTCAAGCGGCGAGCGAATATTGATGTTCATGCGTTCACGATGGTGATTCCGCGAGCTGAACACGTGAGATTGCATGGAGCGGGAGGACGAGGAGGCCCCTGGAATCAAGCGTGGCGCGACTATGCCAGCACCCACCGGAACGCGACCCCGAAGCAGATTCAGGAGCAATTGGGCCGGATGATCGTTGAGTTCAACATCATGGGGCCCATTGTTCCCTACTACAGGTTTCGATGA
- a CDS encoding glycoside hydrolase family 31 protein produces MHVDEAHVEPYRLRLSGRHAVLEVSSPLPGVLRVRHAPVSSEVGFLHPELPDKRSWAVVAAGSPQRLDLQRTPERTRVTAGGVSLDIDVTSGLWSFRDAAGRELARSVSVSGEVRAAYPMGHHRSRLTLRAPPEERYLGFGEKVGPLDKRGMHFTFWNTDVMPHHPDTDPLYQSIPFFVGLREGVAWGFFLDESWRSEVDVALTDASRVEWESWGPELDCYLFAGPAIRDVVSGYAKLTGCPPLPPLWSLGAQQSRWGYETANDIRGVIQGYRRRRLPLDVVYLDIDYMDGYKVWTWDGARYPDPAGLVREAAADGVRLVPIVDPALKQEPGWAPYEEAREHDYLVRYDRGGVLVGEVWPRPAVFPDLTRPEVQRWWGGLHRDFVELGIAGFWNDMNEPSCFAVQPDLGILTVTSQRAEGVGKVEGQTLPYDARHGDRRHLEVHNVYALGMAKGAFEALRELRPKARPFLLTRAGSAGIQRYAAVWTGDNSSHWTQLETSIPMLVGLGLAAVAFTGTDIPGFVGRANGELLVRWMQTGTFYPLMRNHAGKGTPPQEPWRYGEPYLSLARATLERRYRLLPTLYTLMHEASETGLAPLRPLLMEAPGDAEAAGAFDQFLFGQDLLVAPVVRPGQTKRLAWLPAGTWLEWPGLERVGQVSEGGQYVIADGPLDTVPVWLRAGGAVALTQPAMHTTDANWKHLEWHVHAAPEVRGRLYEDAGDGYGPSRLTELRGRLADGVLRLERSEAGALERARTEETVRVYGLGSVRQVTGALAHRFEDRVLELRVEAGWTRLVVEP; encoded by the coding sequence ATGCACGTCGATGAAGCCCACGTCGAGCCCTACCGCCTGCGCTTGTCCGGGCGTCACGCCGTCCTGGAGGTGTCCAGTCCGCTGCCCGGGGTGCTGCGGGTGCGGCACGCGCCGGTGTCCTCGGAGGTCGGCTTCCTTCATCCCGAGCTGCCCGACAAGCGCTCCTGGGCGGTGGTCGCGGCCGGCTCCCCCCAGCGGCTGGACCTCCAGCGCACCCCGGAGCGCACACGGGTGACGGCGGGAGGCGTGTCGCTGGACATCGACGTCACGTCGGGGCTGTGGAGCTTCCGGGACGCGGCGGGGCGGGAGCTGGCGCGCAGCGTGAGCGTGTCCGGAGAGGTGCGGGCCGCGTATCCGATGGGCCACCACCGCTCCCGGCTGACGCTGCGGGCCCCACCGGAGGAGCGCTACCTGGGCTTCGGCGAGAAGGTGGGCCCGTTGGACAAGCGGGGGATGCACTTCACGTTCTGGAACACGGACGTGATGCCGCACCACCCGGACACGGATCCGCTCTACCAATCCATCCCCTTCTTCGTGGGCCTGCGCGAGGGCGTGGCGTGGGGGTTCTTCCTGGACGAGTCGTGGCGCTCGGAGGTGGACGTGGCGCTGACGGACGCGTCGCGGGTGGAGTGGGAGTCCTGGGGCCCGGAGCTGGACTGCTACCTGTTCGCCGGGCCGGCCATCCGGGACGTGGTGAGCGGGTACGCGAAGCTGACGGGGTGCCCTCCCCTGCCCCCGCTGTGGAGCCTGGGCGCGCAGCAGAGCCGCTGGGGCTACGAGACCGCGAACGACATCCGGGGCGTCATCCAGGGATACCGGCGGCGGCGCCTGCCCCTGGACGTCGTGTATCTCGATATTGATTACATGGATGGGTACAAGGTCTGGACCTGGGATGGGGCGCGCTACCCGGACCCTGCGGGGCTGGTGCGGGAGGCGGCGGCGGACGGCGTGCGGCTGGTGCCCATCGTGGATCCAGCGCTGAAGCAGGAGCCGGGCTGGGCGCCCTACGAGGAAGCCCGGGAGCACGACTACCTGGTGCGCTACGACCGGGGCGGCGTGCTGGTGGGCGAGGTGTGGCCAAGGCCCGCGGTGTTCCCGGACCTGACGCGGCCGGAGGTGCAGCGCTGGTGGGGCGGCCTGCACCGCGACTTCGTCGAGTTGGGCATCGCGGGGTTCTGGAACGACATGAATGAACCGTCGTGCTTCGCGGTGCAGCCGGACCTGGGGATCCTCACGGTGACGAGCCAGCGCGCGGAGGGCGTGGGCAAGGTGGAAGGACAGACGCTGCCCTACGACGCCCGGCACGGGGACAGGCGGCACCTGGAGGTGCACAACGTCTACGCGCTGGGCATGGCGAAGGGGGCCTTCGAAGCGCTGCGCGAGCTGCGTCCGAAGGCACGACCGTTCCTGCTGACGCGGGCGGGGAGCGCGGGCATCCAGCGCTATGCGGCGGTGTGGACCGGGGACAACTCCAGCCACTGGACGCAGTTGGAGACGTCCATCCCGATGCTGGTGGGGTTGGGCCTGGCGGCGGTGGCCTTCACGGGGACGGACATCCCCGGCTTCGTGGGCCGGGCGAACGGTGAGCTGCTGGTGCGCTGGATGCAAACCGGCACGTTCTATCCGCTGATGCGCAACCACGCGGGCAAGGGGACGCCGCCGCAGGAGCCGTGGCGCTACGGAGAGCCCTACCTGTCGCTGGCCCGCGCGACGCTGGAGCGACGGTACCGGCTGCTGCCCACGCTGTACACGCTGATGCACGAGGCGTCAGAGACGGGGCTCGCGCCCTTGAGGCCGCTGTTGATGGAGGCGCCCGGGGATGCGGAAGCCGCGGGCGCGTTCGATCAATTCCTGTTCGGGCAGGACCTGCTGGTGGCGCCGGTGGTGCGGCCGGGACAGACGAAGCGGCTGGCATGGCTGCCGGCGGGGACGTGGTTGGAGTGGCCCGGCCTGGAGCGGGTGGGACAAGTGAGCGAGGGAGGCCAGTACGTCATCGCGGACGGCCCCCTGGACACGGTGCCGGTGTGGCTGAGGGCCGGGGGCGCGGTGGCGCTGACCCAGCCGGCGATGCACACCACGGACGCGAACTGGAAGCACCTGGAGTGGCACGTGCACGCGGCGCCGGAGGTTCGAGGGCGCCTCTACGAGGACGCGGGGGACGGGTACGGCCCGTCACGGCTCACGGAGCTGCGGGGCAGGCTGGCGGACGGGGTGCTGCGGCTGGAGCGGAGTGAGGCGGGGGCACTGGAGCGGGCACGCACGGAGGAGACGGTGCGGGTGTATGGATTGGGGTCCGTGCGACAGGTGACGGGGGCGCTGGCGCACCGGTTCGAGGACAGGGTGCTGGAGCTTCGGGTGGAGGCGGGCTGGACGCGGTTGGTCGTCGAGCCGTGA